The sequence below is a genomic window from Betaproteobacteria bacterium.
TCAAGATCCTCACCAAGGGCGTCGTGCTCGCGTCTTCCCTCGGCGAACTGCCGCTGGGTGCCTACGCCGCGACGCTGCAGTTTCGCGCGGGAATCGTGCGCATCGCGCTCGCGGCGCTCATCTGGGTCGTCGCACGCGGACTGTCGCGCGAGCCGTTCGATGCCGCGCGATGGAGGCCCGCTTCGGCGCTCGCGGTGCCGCTCGTCATCGCCGGAGCGTGGCTCGTGCACGGTGTCGGGCGGTTCGAGGAACGCGCCTTCCTCATGTCGCTCACCGTACTGCACCAGCTTGCGGCAGTGGTCTGGGTGGGCTGCGTCACGCAGCTTCTGATGCTGTGGCGGCTGCGGCGGCGCAAGGTCGTGGTCGACGCATTCTGGCCGGTCGCCGTGTCCCGCTTCGCGCCGCTCGGCATCGCCTGCGTCACGCTGCTGGTCGCCTCCGGCGCCGCGCTGACGCTGGTCTACGTCGGCGCGTGGGATGGCCTGCTCGGCACCGGCTATGGCAGTCTCGTCTCCGCCAAGGTGCTGCTGCTCACGCTCGCACTCGGCTTCGCGTTTCTCAACCTTCGCGCCGGGCGAAGCTGGGTGCGCGATCCGGCGGCGCGCGCCGTCACCGCCCGCGTCCCCTACTCCATCGAGGCCGAGGCGTTTCTGCTCGTCGTCATCCTGTTCGTCGCGGCTTCGCTCGCATCGATGCCGCCCGCGGTGGACATTCGCAACCTGACGGCAACCGCGCCCGAAGTGCTGGCGATGTTCACACCGCGCATGCCCGGCCTGGAATCCCCCACGCACGCTGCGCTGCTCGCGGGTGAGGCGGCGCGCACCGTGGTGGTCGGCCGGGTACCGTCGCTGGCGGCGACCCAGTGGTCGGACTACAACCACAACGTGGCTGGCGTCTTTCTCGTCGCGATGGCGGGCTTTGCCCTGCTCTCCTACGTGCCTGGATTTCGCTGGGCGAAGTTCTGGCCGGCAGGTTTCGTATTGCTCGGGATCTTTCTCTTCTTCCGCAGCGATGCCGAGGCCTGGCCGCTCGGCCCGCTCGGCTTCTGGGTGAGCCTGTTCGGCAATGCGGAGATCCTGCAGCACCGCCTGGCAACGATGCTCGCGCTCGTCCTGGGTCTCTTAGAAATGCGCGCACGGACGAGCGCTTCTGCGTCGCCACGACTGCGCTACGTGTTCCCCGTGCTGTGTGCGCTCGGCGGCATCCTGCTCGTCACCCATTCGCACCTGCCGTTCGAGATCAAGACCGATTTCCTGATCCAGTCGACGCATCTCGCGATGGGATTGCTCGCCGTCGTCATGGCGGTGGGCCGCTGGCTCGAACTGCGCCTCGGCGATGCGGGTGATGCGCCGATTGCGCGCGTGGCAGGACTGGTGTCGGTGATGGCGATGCTCGCGATCGGCGCGATCCTGTCCTTCTACGAGGAGCCGCTTTACTGATCGGGCGCCGTGATGAGCCGCGCGAACACGTCGAGGTCGACGTTGCCGCCGCTCACCAGCACGCCGACCCGGCCGCGCACGGTGACCGCGCCGTGCAGCACCGCCGCCGCGGCAAGACAGCCGGTGGGCTCGACCACCATCTTCATGCGCTGCGCGAAGAACCTCATCGTCGCGACGAGCTGAGCGTCCGTCACGGTGACGATGCGCTCGACGCAGCGCCGGATGACGGAGAACGTGTACGCGCCGAGATGCGTCGTCCGCGCCCCGTCCGCGATCGTGCCGGGAACGGCGATCTCGACGATCTCGCCGCGCGCGAGCGACTGCTGGCCATCGTTGCCGGCCGCCGGCTCCACCCCGATCACCCGGCACCGGGGATTGAGCGCAGCCGCCGCCAGTGCACACCCTGCGAGCAGCCCGCCGCCGCCCAGACACACCAGCAGATAGTCGAGCCGACCGACTTCCTCGATCAGCTCCTTCGCTGCCGTGCCCTGGCCGGCGATGACATGCGGATGGTCGAAAGGGGGTATCAGCGCCATCCCCCGCTGCGTTGCGAGTTGCCGGGCGAGCGCCTCGCGATCCTGGGAGCGACGGTCGTACGGGATGACCTCGGCGCCGTAGGCGCGAGTGGCCGCGAGCTTGGAAGCCGGCGCATCCGTCGGCATGACGATCGCGGTAACGACGCCGAGCAGCTGACCGGCGAGCGCGACCGCCTGCGCGTGATTGCCCGAGGAAAACGCCGCGACACCCGCCCGACGCTGCGCCTCGTCCAGTTGCGCGATGGCGTTGTACGCGCCGCGGAACTTGAAGGCGCCCATCCGCTGCTGGTTCTCGCACTTGAAGAAAAGCTGTGCACCTGCGGCTTCGTTCGCAGTGCGGGAGGTGAGGACGGGGGTCCTGTGGGCGACGCCGCGCAGGCGCTCGGCGGCGTCCACGACATCGGAGAACGTCGGCGGTGCGACTTCGCTCATTGTGATCTTCGAGTGCGCGGCATCGTCGCGCAGTATCCGTCCCGGGCGCGTCCGGGTAAAGCTGCCCGCAACGCCTCATCGGGCAGAAAGCCTTGATTGGCGCTCACGTCATCGGCTCGCGCGCACGAACGTGACGGGATCAGGTTTCAGTCGGCTTCTCTTCCGGCATTGTCGCCCGCGTGCCCGCCTCCGGCGAATCGGCATCGCGTCCCGCGTGCTTGACGATGTACATCGCCTTGTCGGCATACCTCAGCAACACGGCGAAGTCGTGGCCGTCCCGCGGGCACCGGCTGACGCCCAGACTTGCCGTGAGCGTCGCATCACGGAGTTCGAAAGGCCGCGCCACGGTCCCCATGACCTTCGTCGTCACGGTCGCGATGTCGTCGTCGTTCACGACACCCGGAATGAGCATGATGAACTCGTCACCGCCGTAACGGGCAACCGTATCGCTCTCGCGAATGACTTCCTTCAGGCGACCGGCCAGCGCGCACAGCAATTCGTCTCCGGTCGCATGCCCGTAAGTGTCGTTGATCTCCTTGAATCGATCGAGATCGAGAAAGAGCAGCGCGAAGCCGACACCGTGTCGGCGCCAGTTCGCCAGCGCCTGACCCACCCTGTCTTCGAGCAGGTACCGATTGGGCAGGCTCGTCAACGAGTCGTGCAGCGCGAGGTACTCCGTCTGTGCCTTGAGGGCGAGCGCATACAGGATGTTGCGGTGATGGCCGCGCAGATAGGCCGCCAGCAGGATCAGGAACAGCAGCGACACGCCAGTCACCGCGGCAATCCCGGAACGGCTCAGGTCGCCGAACCTGACCTGACGTTCGACGACGAGTTGCATGGGCTGGGGCGTGCTGAAGTCACGGCTCTCCAGTCGCAAAAGCGGGAAAAGGACGGCCTCCAGCCTGTTCGGCCCGATGGCCGCGGGCACGTCATAGAGCAGTGGCTCCACCGGCCGCCCCGCCCGTGTGACGTCGAGCCGATACGCGGTGAGCGGCGTGGGCACCGATGGCAGGAGGTCGTCCGCCCGCATCACGAGGACTGCCGTCAGCGCCCCGGCAAAACCATATTCCGGCCGGTTGGACAGCCGTGATCCGCTGCGCTCGGTGTGGCGGAACATGACGTAGCCATCATCGCCTTCCACCAGCTTGAAGGGATTCGACGACACCGACGCGCGACGCACGCGCGCTTCGAGCAGCGCCTCGCGCAGGTGCGGCACGGAGTCCATGTCGAGCCCGACGACGGGACGCGCTTCCGGGGTCTCCGGCCAGATGAGGACGATCGGCTGGTAGACCGGCTTGTCCGGCGCGACGGTCCAGCTTCGCGAACCGTCGTAGCTGAAGCTGCGGATGTCGAACGGCCTGCCCCAATGCTTGCGCAGGTAGCGTTCAAATTCCGGACGTTCCGCGTCGCCGACTTCGCGTGCGACTTCGAGCATGTAGATGTGCGGATAGGTGTCGAGCATCATGCTCGCATAGCGCTGGACGCTCACCCGGTCGTTCGCCTCGACTGCCGACAGGAAGCTGCTGAACCCGGCGAGCACCGTCTCGTTCGCCTTCAGCTTGTCGCGCAGCTCCGCGATCACGGATTCCGTATGCCGCGCGAAGCTGCTGCGGACGCCTTCGATCGACTGGCTGATCACGAAGCCATACGCGATCAGGGTAAGCAGCAGCCAGACCGTGAAGGCGGCCAGATAGAGGCCGCGAAAGGGGAGCTTGGGCTTGGCAGGGATCACGACGCCACCGCTTCTGCACTAGCCTGAGAGGTGATGGGAACATGATGAACGCATCCGCGGCGCTCCACAAGCGTTGCTTGCAGCGCGCCCGACTGCACGCCCTCAGCCGCTCTCCTGGTTGCGAACCGGCAGCAGCACGAAGTGCCCGTTACGGCGCACGGCCGGCATGGCAAAGTCGAAGCAGTCGGCCCGCGCACAGAGATCGAGATCCGGTGGCGGCAGGCTCGGATTGTCGCCGCGCGTAAAACGGCGGCCGAAGTCGGAATGACGCACGCGTGCTTCGAACGGACCCGGATCCGGCGTTGCACCGTCGAGCAGCGCCTCGATGTATTCCGCGCAGGCGATGTCTTCGTCACCGTCGCGGTCGATCCACTCGCCGGTGACGAGCAGCGTCACGTCCCGCGGCTGCAGGCGGCGAATGGCCTCGGAAGTGGCACGCGCGCAGACGAGGCTGCCGGCGAAGACCGCGCGGGCATCGGCAAAACGCAGCAGCCCGCGGACGCCGGCCGCCGTGGTCTGAATCAGCTCTCGCCCCTGGAGATCGGCTTGCGCCAGTGCGGCAGGCGAATTGCCGAAGTCGAATCCCGGCACCGGATCGCCGCCCGCAACGGCACCCGTGATCAGCGCACGCGGTCGCGCCCGTTGCAGATCGAATGCCTCGGCCGAGGTTTCTACTGGGTGGATAGCGACTGCGCCGGCCGTGAAAGCATAGGCAGCAGTGGAGAAGGAACGCAGGACGTCGATGACCACGACAACGTCGTGCGGCTCGGCGGTCGATTGCAGGCGATTGAGAAACAGGCGGTGCGTGCGCATGGCATGAAGAGTGGGCCGACCACGCGAGTTGAATGTGGACGATCCTGCAGACGAAAGTACGTTTGATACAGGGAAATTGTTGCAGCATTCCGCTCGCTGCGCACGACATTGTCGCGCGAGGCCGCAATGCCGCCACAGGTCGCCGTTCCGGTGCCGGTCGGTCCGGCACTGAGGGCCACCACGGCGGTCACTCTGTCGGCCCGCCACGGCCCTATAATTTCGGGGTCGTTCGAATGCCGCGTCCGACACGAAGCGCCGCTCCGGTGACCGGTGGGGCCCTTGCCGTTCGCTGCTGCAGAAGGAGGATGCGATTGCACGCTCCCGTGCACAGTCCCGCTCGATCCGAGGAATCCCCTGCGCTCTTTGACGGCGGTGCCGAGTCCGTCCTCGTTCTCGATGCTGCGGGGAACCTTCTGGGGCTGAGCGCGCCGGCACTCGCCACCGCTGGCCGCTGGCTGCGAGCGAGAATCGCGCAGCCGTTGAGCGAATCGTCGTGGTGGCGATCGGCGGCGTCTGCCGAGCGCTTCCGATCGGCGTTGGCGGCGGCGCTCGGCGGTTCTGCCATGCGCTGCGAAGCCGAAGTGCAGGGTGCGAACGATCCCCGCCACGTCGAGATCACGCTGACGCCGGTTCTCAAGTCCGACGGCAGCACGCAACTCGTGCTCGCCCACGTGCGCGACACCCCGCGGCCCCGGCCGGAGGTGCCGCCGCGAGAGAGCGAGAAGCTCCTGCGCCAGATCACCGAGACCATCCACGAAGTGTTCTGGATGACGAACCCGCGCGGGGACGAGATCCTCTACGTGAGCCCGGGTTACGAGACCCTGTGGGGTCGCAGCGTGGAAAGCGTGCGCCGTGCCCCCCTGTCCTTCCTGGAAGCGGTCCACCCGGAAGACCGGCCGCGCGTCGTCGCCGGGATGGCGCGGCTCGCGCGCGGCAATCACGTCGAGGAGTTTCGCGTGCTGCACCCTGACGGCACGGTGCGCTGGGTGCGCAATCAGGCGTTTCCGGTGCGCAACGCACGGGGCGAAGTCTATCGGGTGACGGGGATCGCGACCGACATCACGGAGCAGGTGGAGGCGCGCGAAGAGGTCGATCGCCTGAATCGCGAACTCGAAGCGCGCATCGCGGAACGCACGCGCGAGCTCACTGCCGAGATCACCGAGCGCGGGCGCGTGGAGGAGGTGCTGCGGGCACGCAGCGAACAGATTCTCGTCCACCGGGATGCACTGCTGGAACTCGCGCGTCTCGACAAGTTCGATTTCCCGGAAGCGCTGCAGCAGATCCTCAAGGCTTCCGCCGAAACCCTGCAGGTGGAGCGCGTGAGCTACTGGACGCTCGCCGAGGACGATTCCACCATCACCTGCGAAATGCTCTATCTCGGCAGTCGCCGCGACGTCGACCCGGCTTCCACGGGCATCTCGCTCGCGAGGGAAAGCTATCCGCGCTATTTCGCGGCGATGTGCGGCGACCGGCCGATCGTGGCCCACCGCGCGCGGGAGAACACTGCGACGGCGGAGTTCGGTGACAGCTACCTCGCGCCGCTCGGCATCACCTCGATGATGGACGTGCCGGTGTGGTTCCACGGGCGCGTGCTCGGCGTCATCTGCCACGAGCATGTCGGCGAGCCGCGCGACTGGACGCTGGAGGAAGTGGACTTCGCGACATCACTGGCGACGATGGTCTCGCTCTCGCTGGAGACGAGCAATCGCCAGCAGCTGCTGCTCGCCCTGCAGAAGTCGGAAGAGAAGTACCGCAAGGTCGTGGAGAACGCCAACGAGGGCATCGTCGTCGTGCAGGAGGGCTACGTCCGTTTCGCCAACGCGAAGGCATTGCAGTTTTCCGGCCGCAGCGAGCGCGAGGTCTACACGACGCCCTTCCAGGAAATGGCGCACCCCGACGACCGCGCGCTGCTCATCGACAACTACTTCAAGCGCATGCACGGCCAGCCCGCACCGGACGAGTACGAGTTCCGCGTCCTGCTCGGCAATGGCGGCGTGCGCTGGTTCTCCGTGCGTGCGGTGCGCACCGAATGGGAGGGCCGCCCGGGGAGCCTCAACTTCCTGACCGACATCACGGAGAGCAAGCGCCTGCGGGACAATCTCGCGCAGACACTCGCCGAGCAGGAGGCGATCCTGCAGACGTCGATGGTCGGCATCGCTTTTCTCGTCGACCGCCGCATCCACTGGCTCAATGCGACGCTCGAACAGCAGATGCTGGGCTACGGCAAAGGCGAGCTCATCGGGCAGCCGAGCGCGGCCACCTACGCGTGGCCGGAGGACTTCGAGCGCGTCACCCGCGAGGGCTATCCGCGGCTCGCGGTGGGCGAGAGCTTCGCCACCGAGCTGCAGATGAAGCGCAAGGATGGATCGCGCTTCTGGTGCTCGCTGTCGGGCAAGGCGATCGATCCGGCGAATCTGGCCGCCGGCTCGATCTGGGTGCTCTCCGACATCGCGGTGCGCCGCCAGCTCGAGGAGGAGCTGTCGCGGACTCTCACCCAGCGCGAGGCGATCCTGCGCAGCACGCTCGTCGGCATCACGTTCTCCATTCATCGCCATCACGTGTGGCTGAACGAGAAGGTCGCGCAGATGCTCGGTTATCGCGTCGAAGAGCTGACCGGCCAGTGCTCGGTGATCCACTTTCCCGACGAGAAGGCCTGGGCGGATTTCGGGTCCGTCGGCTATGGCGCGCTGGCCCGTGGCGAGGCGTACATTGCCGAGACGCAGATGAAGCGCAAGGACGGCACGCTGATCTGGTGCCAGGTGTATGGCGAGGCGATCGACCCCGGCGATCTCGGCAAGGGCACGATCTGGACGTTCCTCGACATCACCGATCAGAAGCGCGCGCAGGAGGACATACGCCGCGCGCTGGCAAAGGAGCGCGAGCTCTCCGAGCTCAAGTCGCGCTTCGTCTCGATGACGTCGCATGAGTTCCGCACGCCGCTCGCCACCATTCTTTCCTCGGCGGAGATGCTGCAGGACTACGGCGATCGGCTCCCCGCTGCGGAGAAGACCGAGCTCGTCGACCACATCAAGGCGGCCGTCTCGCGCATGACGCGTATGCTCGACGACGTGCTCATCATCGGCAAGGCGGATGCCGGACGGGTCGAGATCAATCCCGCGCCCTGCGATCCGCGCGGGTTCTGTCTCGGATTGCTCGACGAGATGCGCCGCGCCAGCAACGACAGCCACGAGCTCGTGTTCTCCGCGCGCGGCACCGCGGGCGAGCGTCTGCTCGACGGCCAGTTGCTGCGTCACGTCTTGTCCAACCTGCTCGGCAATGCGATCAAGTATTCGCCGCACGGCGCGGTGGTCCAGCTCGAAGTCGATTGCCGCGACGACGCCACCATGTTCCGGGTGATCGACCAGGGCATCGGCATCCCGGACGAGGACCAGACCCGGCTTTTCACGACCTTCACGCGGGGACGCAACGTCGCCAACATCTCCGGCACGGGACTGGGCCTCGCCATCGTCAAGCGGCTGGTCGACCTGCATGGCGGCCGCATCTTCGTCGAGAGCCGGGTCGGACACGGGTCGCGCTTCACGGTGCAGATTCCGGTCGTGCGGGAGCGTGCGCGTGGCTAGGATCGTCGTCATCGAGGACGAGCCGCCGATCCGCGCCAATCTCTCGCGCATGCTGGAGATGGAAGGCCATGAAGTGGTGACGGCGGAAGACGGCCTCGCCGGCTTGCAGCGCATCCGCGCGCAGCAACCGGACCTCATCTTCTGCGATCTCGTCATGCCCGTCCTCGACGGCTACGGCGTCCTGGCCGAAGTACTCGCGCGCGCGGAGACGGCCACCATTCCGTTCATCTTTCTTTCGGCGAGCGCAGATCAGGTCGAGCGTGAAGAAGGCCTGCGCCGCGGCGCGACCGCCTACCTCACCAAACCGTTCCGGCTGGGAGAGATCCGTGACACCGTCGCCCGTCACCTGCAGCGCTGACGCCCGAGGCGCGCACCCGTGAACACCACTGCCCAGAGCAAAGGCGCCATCCTGGTCGTCGACGACGACGCGCCCCTGCTCAGGATCATCTCGCTGCGTCTGCGCGAGGAAGGCTATGCCGTGGTCACCGCCGGCAGCGGCGAGCAGGCGCTCGCGCACATCGCGATGAAGCTCCCGCACCTGGTGCTCACCGATCTGCAGATGGGCGGCATGGACGGGCTCGATCTCTT
It includes:
- a CDS encoding CopD family protein; amino-acid sequence: KILTKGVVLASSLGELPLGAYAATLQFRAGIVRIALAALIWVVARGLSREPFDAARWRPASALAVPLVIAGAWLVHGVGRFEERAFLMSLTVLHQLAAVVWVGCVTQLLMLWRLRRRKVVVDAFWPVAVSRFAPLGIACVTLLVASGAALTLVYVGAWDGLLGTGYGSLVSAKVLLLTLALGFAFLNLRAGRSWVRDPAARAVTARVPYSIEAEAFLLVVILFVAASLASMPPAVDIRNLTATAPEVLAMFTPRMPGLESPTHAALLAGEAARTVVVGRVPSLAATQWSDYNHNVAGVFLVAMAGFALLSYVPGFRWAKFWPAGFVLLGIFLFFRSDAEAWPLGPLGFWVSLFGNAEILQHRLATMLALVLGLLEMRARTSASASPRLRYVFPVLCALGGILLVTHSHLPFEIKTDFLIQSTHLAMGLLAVVMAVGRWLELRLGDAGDAPIARVAGLVSVMAMLAIGAILSFYEEPLY
- a CDS encoding threo-3-hydroxy-L-aspartate ammonia-lyase, producing MSEVAPPTFSDVVDAAERLRGVAHRTPVLTSRTANEAAGAQLFFKCENQQRMGAFKFRGAYNAIAQLDEAQRRAGVAAFSSGNHAQAVALAGQLLGVVTAIVMPTDAPASKLAATRAYGAEVIPYDRRSQDREALARQLATQRGMALIPPFDHPHVIAGQGTAAKELIEEVGRLDYLLVCLGGGGLLAGCALAAAALNPRCRVIGVEPAAGNDGQQSLARGEIVEIAVPGTIADGARTTHLGAYTFSVIRRCVERIVTVTDAQLVATMRFFAQRMKMVVEPTGCLAAAAVLHGAVTVRGRVGVLVSGGNVDLDVFARLITAPDQ
- a CDS encoding sensor domain-containing diguanylate cyclase; its protein translation is MIPAKPKLPFRGLYLAAFTVWLLLTLIAYGFVISQSIEGVRSSFARHTESVIAELRDKLKANETVLAGFSSFLSAVEANDRVSVQRYASMMLDTYPHIYMLEVAREVGDAERPEFERYLRKHWGRPFDIRSFSYDGSRSWTVAPDKPVYQPIVLIWPETPEARPVVGLDMDSVPHLREALLEARVRRASVSSNPFKLVEGDDGYVMFRHTERSGSRLSNRPEYGFAGALTAVLVMRADDLLPSVPTPLTAYRLDVTRAGRPVEPLLYDVPAAIGPNRLEAVLFPLLRLESRDFSTPQPMQLVVERQVRFGDLSRSGIAAVTGVSLLFLILLAAYLRGHHRNILYALALKAQTEYLALHDSLTSLPNRYLLEDRVGQALANWRRHGVGFALLFLDLDRFKEINDTYGHATGDELLCALAGRLKEVIRESDTVARYGGDEFIMLIPGVVNDDDIATVTTKVMGTVARPFELRDATLTASLGVSRCPRDGHDFAVLLRYADKAMYIVKHAGRDADSPEAGTRATMPEEKPTET
- a CDS encoding 2-phosphosulfolactate phosphatase, with the translated sequence MRTHRLFLNRLQSTAEPHDVVVVIDVLRSFSTAAYAFTAGAVAIHPVETSAEAFDLQRARPRALITGAVAGGDPVPGFDFGNSPAALAQADLQGRELIQTTAAGVRGLLRFADARAVFAGSLVCARATSEAIRRLQPRDVTLLVTGEWIDRDGDEDIACAEYIEALLDGATPDPGPFEARVRHSDFGRRFTRGDNPSLPPPDLDLCARADCFDFAMPAVRRNGHFVLLPVRNQESG
- a CDS encoding PAS domain S-box protein, whose amino-acid sequence is MHAPVHSPARSEESPALFDGGAESVLVLDAAGNLLGLSAPALATAGRWLRARIAQPLSESSWWRSAASAERFRSALAAALGGSAMRCEAEVQGANDPRHVEITLTPVLKSDGSTQLVLAHVRDTPRPRPEVPPRESEKLLRQITETIHEVFWMTNPRGDEILYVSPGYETLWGRSVESVRRAPLSFLEAVHPEDRPRVVAGMARLARGNHVEEFRVLHPDGTVRWVRNQAFPVRNARGEVYRVTGIATDITEQVEAREEVDRLNRELEARIAERTRELTAEITERGRVEEVLRARSEQILVHRDALLELARLDKFDFPEALQQILKASAETLQVERVSYWTLAEDDSTITCEMLYLGSRRDVDPASTGISLARESYPRYFAAMCGDRPIVAHRARENTATAEFGDSYLAPLGITSMMDVPVWFHGRVLGVICHEHVGEPRDWTLEEVDFATSLATMVSLSLETSNRQQLLLALQKSEEKYRKVVENANEGIVVVQEGYVRFANAKALQFSGRSEREVYTTPFQEMAHPDDRALLIDNYFKRMHGQPAPDEYEFRVLLGNGGVRWFSVRAVRTEWEGRPGSLNFLTDITESKRLRDNLAQTLAEQEAILQTSMVGIAFLVDRRIHWLNATLEQQMLGYGKGELIGQPSAATYAWPEDFERVTREGYPRLAVGESFATELQMKRKDGSRFWCSLSGKAIDPANLAAGSIWVLSDIAVRRQLEEELSRTLTQREAILRSTLVGITFSIHRHHVWLNEKVAQMLGYRVEELTGQCSVIHFPDEKAWADFGSVGYGALARGEAYIAETQMKRKDGTLIWCQVYGEAIDPGDLGKGTIWTFLDITDQKRAQEDIRRALAKERELSELKSRFVSMTSHEFRTPLATILSSAEMLQDYGDRLPAAEKTELVDHIKAAVSRMTRMLDDVLIIGKADAGRVEINPAPCDPRGFCLGLLDEMRRASNDSHELVFSARGTAGERLLDGQLLRHVLSNLLGNAIKYSPHGAVVQLEVDCRDDATMFRVIDQGIGIPDEDQTRLFTTFTRGRNVANISGTGLGLAIVKRLVDLHGGRIFVESRVGHGSRFTVQIPVVRERARG
- a CDS encoding response regulator, coding for MARIVVIEDEPPIRANLSRMLEMEGHEVVTAEDGLAGLQRIRAQQPDLIFCDLVMPVLDGYGVLAEVLARAETATIPFIFLSASADQVEREEGLRRGATAYLTKPFRLGEIRDTVARHLQR